The Janthinobacterium tructae genome contains the following window.
GAAGCCGCGCGCCACTTCGTAGTCTTCCAGCGCATAGTTGACGTCCATTTCGACCTTGCCGTCGAGGATCTTGCAGCGGCAGGTCGAGCACACGCCACCCTTGCACGAGTAGCGCATGTCCAGCCCGGCGCGCAGGCCCGCGTCGAGAATCGATTCCTTGTCCTTGTCCATCGTGAAGGTGGTGTGGTTGCCATCCAGGATGACGGTCACTTCCGTTTCCTGCACGGCGCCCGCGTCGAATTGCGCGCGCGGCTTATGAAGGTTTTTCGGGATGCTGGCGGCGAACAGTTCGATCTTGATATTCTGCTTGGGCATGCCGGCCGCCTGCAGGGCGGCGGAGACGCCCAGCATCATGTCTTCCGGGCCGCAGATGAAGGCGTTGTCATAATCTTCTACCTTGATCCAGTGCTGCAGGAACTGCTCGCATTTTTCCTGCGTGATGCGGCCGTTGAACAGTTCGATATCCTGCTGCTCGCGGCTCATCACGTACACCAGGTTCAAACGCTCCAGGTACACGTCCTTCAAGTCCGTCAATTCTTCCTTGAAGATGACGGACGACGAGGCGCGGTTGCCGTAAAACAGAGTGAAGCGGCTCAATGGTTCCGTCAGCAAGGTCGTCTTGATGATGGAGAGGA
Protein-coding sequences here:
- the paaE gene encoding 1,2-phenylacetyl-CoA epoxidase subunit PaaE, giving the protein MSKFYPLCVSNVRNETRDTIAVTFDVPAELQQQFRFQQGQHLTLRANINAEDVRRSYSICSAVQDGTLRVAIKRTPGGAFSTWANDTLKAGATIEVMPPMGHFNVPLDCVNRKHYLAFAAGSGITPILSIIKTTLLTEPLSRFTLFYGNRASSSVIFKEELTDLKDVYLERLNLVYVMSREQQDIELFNGRITQEKCEQFLQHWIKVEDYDNAFICGPEDMMLGVSAALQAAGMPKQNIKIELFAASIPKNLHKPRAQFDAGAVQETEVTVILDGNHTTFTMDKDKESILDAGLRAGLDMRYSCKGGVCSTCRCKILDGKVEMDVNYALEDYEVARGFVLSCQSFPLTDKVVVDFDQAE